In Apis cerana isolate GH-2021 linkage group LG6, AcerK_1.0, whole genome shotgun sequence, the following are encoded in one genomic region:
- the LOC107993618 gene encoding dual specificity calcium/calmodulin-dependent 3',5'-cyclic nucleotide phosphodiesterase 1 isoform X1 translates to MMSRQSKDPVQKCHSDPGAASTGGTPCSPGKRISRRLVPGIPSSSNTRKCVLTLDGYSYVIVASPPDRRATRDDIAVSSPGASPNVNATTSCTGTTSSRLHNPSSPGRNGQLSKQGTLTIVRRSSGKNKSIGGSFESSPPPHSPDTLSSSQSVDLDEILDNVDLTTDSLPAVDTPDACDKAALRLRCLLRQLQHGEISAELLQRNLHYAARVLEAVFLDETKVNSGGVECSRSSRRGTGLSSASLGSALDSDGQQGHAVVTQKRKLRTPVWARDAERVESTAVCRQGIRRRRLADEDDELSEVQPDAVPPEVREWLASTFTRQLATTRRKADEKPKFRSVAHAIRAGIFVDRIYRRVTNTALMQFPQEVVKVLKTLDDWSFDVFSLNEAAMGAPVKYLGYDLLNRYGMIHKFKVPATVLECFLGRVEEGYCRHRNPYHNNLHAADVAQTMHYILCQTGLMNWLTDLEIFATLVAAIIHDYEHTGTTNNFHVMSGSDTALLYNDRAVLENHHISASFRIMREDECNILQNLSREEFREFRSLVIDMVLATDMSFHFQQLKNMKNILSLAEPSVDKSKAVSLVLHCCDISHPAKRWDLHHRWTMQLLEEFFRQGDKEKALGLPFSPLCDRNNTLVAESQIGFIEFIVEPSMQVCSDMLETVLTPLNVKESVDESNNGSGESRRFKIGKPWIPCLAENKSIWKEQAVRDAEARAQKEQEQKASSDNREDGDTAQPASEE, encoded by the exons TTGCATCTCCGCCGGATCGAAGAGCCACAAGAGACGATATTGCAGTGTCCTCACCTGGTGCATCCCCGAACGTTAATGCAACTACGAGCTGCACTGGTACAACATCGTCTCGATTGCACAATCCTTCCTCGCCAGGTCGAAATGGCCAGCTATCGA AACAAGGTACATTAACGATAGTACGCCGGAGTTCTGGCAAGAATAAAAGCATTGGCGGAAGTTTCGAAAGTTCTCCGCCCCCGCATAGTCCTGACACTCTTTCGTCAAGTCAATCCGTGGATCTCGATGAGATCCTTGATAATGTCGATCTAACGACAGATTCGCTTCCTGCCGTTGACACCCCCGACGCTTGCGACAAAGCTGCTCTCAG ATTGAGATGTTTACTGAGGCAGCTTCAACATGGCGAAATATCAGCAGAATTGCTTCAACGAAATTTACACTACGCAGCACGTGTACTCGAAGCTGTCTTCCTCGATGAAACCAA GGTGAATTCAGGAGGGGTTGAGTGCTCTCGGTCATCGCGTAGGGGTACGGGCCTGTCATCTGCATCCCTTGGGAGCGCCTTGGACTCGGATGGACAACAGGGCCACGCGGTGGTAACCCAGAAACGGAAGCTTCGCACCCCCGTATGGGCAAG AGATGCCGAGCGTGTGGAGTCGACCGCTGTTTGCCGTCAGGGTATAAGACGTAG GCGGCTGGCGGACGAGGATGATGAACTGTCGGAAGTACAACCGGACGCGGTGCCACCGGAAGTCCGCGAGTGGCTGGCTTCGACCTTTACCAGACAACTCGCGACTACGAGGCGGAAGGCAGACGAGAAGCCAAAGTTCCGCTCTGTCGCGCACGCTATTAGGGCGGGGATCTTTGTCGATCGGATTTACAGGCGGGTCACCAACACTGCGCTCATGCAGTTTCCTCAGGAAGTGGTTAAAGTACTTAAG ACTTTAGACGATTGGTCCTTTGACGTATTTTCACTGAATGAAGCCGCAATGGGAGCACCTGTGAAATATCTTGGTTATGATCTATTGAATCGGTATGGAATGATCCACAAATTCAAAGTTCCCGCCACAGTATTGGAGTGCTTTTTGGGAAGAGTCGAGGAGGGATACTGCAGGCATAGAAATCCGTATCACAACAATCTTCACGCAGCTGATGTTGCACAGACtatgcattatattttatgtcaaACAGGACTTATG AATTGGCTGACCGACCTGGAGATTTTCGCCACGCTGGTTGCGGCGATTATTCACGACTACGAGCACACTGGGACCACAAACAATTTCCACGTAATGTCCGGCAGCGATACAGCCCTACTTTACAACGATCGGGCCGTTCTCGAAAATCACCACATCTCCGCGAGTTTCCG AATTATGAGAGAGGACGAGTgcaatatattgcaaaatctATCGAGGGAGGAATTCCGTGAATTTCGTTCACTGGTGATCGATATGGTGCTCGCGACCGATATGAGCTTTCATTTCCAACAATTGAAgaacatgaaaaatattcttagctTAGCAGAGCCTAGCGTAGACAAAAGCAAGGCTGTCAGTCTGGTTCTTCATTGTTGCGACATCTCGCATCCGGCCAAAAGATGGGACCTTCATCATAG ATGGACAATGCAATTGTTGGAAGAATTTTTCCGCCAAGGGGATAAGGAAAAGGCACTCGGATTGCCATTTTCCCCGCTGTGCGATCGTAACAATACCTTGGTGGCTGAATCGCAAATAGGATTCATCGAGTTTATCGTTGAGCCCAGCATGCAAGTGTGCAGCGATATGTTGGAGACAGTTCTCACACCGTTGAACGTAAAGGAGAGCGTGGACGAATCGAATAACG GATCGGGCGAAAGCAGAAGGTTTAAGATTGGGAAACCATGGATTCCATGTCTTGCGGAGAACAAGAGCATCTGGAAGGAGCAAGCCGTTCGAG ACGCTGAAGCAAGGGCGCAGAAGGAACAAGAACAAAAGGCGAGCAGTGATAACCGTGAGGATGGTGATACGGCACAGCCAGCATCCGAGGAATGA
- the LOC107993618 gene encoding dual specificity calcium/calmodulin-dependent 3',5'-cyclic nucleotide phosphodiesterase 1 isoform X8 has translation MDKDRHGQVASPPDRRATRDDIAVSSPGASPNVNATTSCTGTTSSRLHNPSSPGRNGQLSKQGTLTIVRRSSGKNKSIGGSFESSPPPHSPDTLSSSQSVDLDEILDNVDLTTDSLPAVDTPDACDKAALRLRCLLRQLQHGEISAELLQRNLHYAARVLEAVFLDETKVNSGGVECSRSSRRGTGLSSASLGSALDSDGQQGHAVVTQKRKLRTPVWARRLADEDDELSEVQPDAVPPEVREWLASTFTRQLATTRRKADEKPKFRSVAHAIRAGIFVDRIYRRVTNTALMQFPQEVVKVLKTLDDWSFDVFSLNEAAMGAPVKYLGYDLLNRYGMIHKFKVPATVLECFLGRVEEGYCRHRNPYHNNLHAADVAQTMHYILCQTGLMNWLTDLEIFATLVAAIIHDYEHTGTTNNFHVMSGSDTALLYNDRAVLENHHISASFRIMREDECNILQNLSREEFREFRSLVIDMVLATDMSFHFQQLKNMKNILSLAEPSVDKSKAVSLVLHCCDISHPAKRWDLHHRWTMQLLEEFFRQGDKEKALGLPFSPLCDRNNTLVAESQIGFIEFIVEPSMQVCSDMLETVLTPLNVKESVDESNNGSGESRRFKIGKPWIPCLAENKSIWKEQAVRDAEARAQKEQEQKASSDNREDGDTAQPASEE, from the exons TTGCATCTCCGCCGGATCGAAGAGCCACAAGAGACGATATTGCAGTGTCCTCACCTGGTGCATCCCCGAACGTTAATGCAACTACGAGCTGCACTGGTACAACATCGTCTCGATTGCACAATCCTTCCTCGCCAGGTCGAAATGGCCAGCTATCGA AACAAGGTACATTAACGATAGTACGCCGGAGTTCTGGCAAGAATAAAAGCATTGGCGGAAGTTTCGAAAGTTCTCCGCCCCCGCATAGTCCTGACACTCTTTCGTCAAGTCAATCCGTGGATCTCGATGAGATCCTTGATAATGTCGATCTAACGACAGATTCGCTTCCTGCCGTTGACACCCCCGACGCTTGCGACAAAGCTGCTCTCAG ATTGAGATGTTTACTGAGGCAGCTTCAACATGGCGAAATATCAGCAGAATTGCTTCAACGAAATTTACACTACGCAGCACGTGTACTCGAAGCTGTCTTCCTCGATGAAACCAA GGTGAATTCAGGAGGGGTTGAGTGCTCTCGGTCATCGCGTAGGGGTACGGGCCTGTCATCTGCATCCCTTGGGAGCGCCTTGGACTCGGATGGACAACAGGGCCACGCGGTGGTAACCCAGAAACGGAAGCTTCGCACCCCCGTATGGGCAAG GCGGCTGGCGGACGAGGATGATGAACTGTCGGAAGTACAACCGGACGCGGTGCCACCGGAAGTCCGCGAGTGGCTGGCTTCGACCTTTACCAGACAACTCGCGACTACGAGGCGGAAGGCAGACGAGAAGCCAAAGTTCCGCTCTGTCGCGCACGCTATTAGGGCGGGGATCTTTGTCGATCGGATTTACAGGCGGGTCACCAACACTGCGCTCATGCAGTTTCCTCAGGAAGTGGTTAAAGTACTTAAG ACTTTAGACGATTGGTCCTTTGACGTATTTTCACTGAATGAAGCCGCAATGGGAGCACCTGTGAAATATCTTGGTTATGATCTATTGAATCGGTATGGAATGATCCACAAATTCAAAGTTCCCGCCACAGTATTGGAGTGCTTTTTGGGAAGAGTCGAGGAGGGATACTGCAGGCATAGAAATCCGTATCACAACAATCTTCACGCAGCTGATGTTGCACAGACtatgcattatattttatgtcaaACAGGACTTATG AATTGGCTGACCGACCTGGAGATTTTCGCCACGCTGGTTGCGGCGATTATTCACGACTACGAGCACACTGGGACCACAAACAATTTCCACGTAATGTCCGGCAGCGATACAGCCCTACTTTACAACGATCGGGCCGTTCTCGAAAATCACCACATCTCCGCGAGTTTCCG AATTATGAGAGAGGACGAGTgcaatatattgcaaaatctATCGAGGGAGGAATTCCGTGAATTTCGTTCACTGGTGATCGATATGGTGCTCGCGACCGATATGAGCTTTCATTTCCAACAATTGAAgaacatgaaaaatattcttagctTAGCAGAGCCTAGCGTAGACAAAAGCAAGGCTGTCAGTCTGGTTCTTCATTGTTGCGACATCTCGCATCCGGCCAAAAGATGGGACCTTCATCATAG ATGGACAATGCAATTGTTGGAAGAATTTTTCCGCCAAGGGGATAAGGAAAAGGCACTCGGATTGCCATTTTCCCCGCTGTGCGATCGTAACAATACCTTGGTGGCTGAATCGCAAATAGGATTCATCGAGTTTATCGTTGAGCCCAGCATGCAAGTGTGCAGCGATATGTTGGAGACAGTTCTCACACCGTTGAACGTAAAGGAGAGCGTGGACGAATCGAATAACG GATCGGGCGAAAGCAGAAGGTTTAAGATTGGGAAACCATGGATTCCATGTCTTGCGGAGAACAAGAGCATCTGGAAGGAGCAAGCCGTTCGAG ACGCTGAAGCAAGGGCGCAGAAGGAACAAGAACAAAAGGCGAGCAGTGATAACCGTGAGGATGGTGATACGGCACAGCCAGCATCCGAGGAATGA
- the LOC107993618 gene encoding dual specificity calcium/calmodulin-dependent 3',5'-cyclic nucleotide phosphodiesterase 1 isoform X6: MDKDRHGQVASPPDRRATRDDIAVSSPGASPNVNATTSCTGTTSSRLHNPSSPGRNGQLSKQGTLTIVRRSSGKNKSIGGSFESSPPPHSPDTLSSSQSVDLDEILDNVDLTTDSLPAVDTPDACDKAALRLRCLLRQLQHGEISAELLQRNLHYAARVLEAVFLDETKVNSGGVECSRSSRRGTGLSSASLGSALDSDGQQGHAVVTQKRKLRTPVWARDAERVESTAVCRQGIRRRRLADEDDELSEVQPDAVPPEVREWLASTFTRQLATTRRKADEKPKFRSVAHAIRAGIFVDRIYRRVTNTALMQFPQEVVKVLKTLDDWSFDVFSLNEAAMGAPVKYLGYDLLNRYGMIHKFKVPATVLECFLGRVEEGYCRHRNPYHNNLHAADVAQTMHYILCQTGLMNWLTDLEIFATLVAAIIHDYEHTGTTNNFHVMSGSDTALLYNDRAVLENHHISASFRIMREDECNILQNLSREEFREFRSLVIDMVLATDMSFHFQQLKNMKNILSLAEPSVDKSKAVSLVLHCCDISHPAKRWDLHHRWTMQLLEEFFRQGDKEKALGLPFSPLCDRNNTLVAESQIGFIEFIVEPSMQVCSDMLETVLTPLNVKESVDESNNGSGESRRFKIGKPWIPCLAENKSIWKEQAVRDAEARAQKEQEQKASSDNREDGDTAQPASEE; the protein is encoded by the exons TTGCATCTCCGCCGGATCGAAGAGCCACAAGAGACGATATTGCAGTGTCCTCACCTGGTGCATCCCCGAACGTTAATGCAACTACGAGCTGCACTGGTACAACATCGTCTCGATTGCACAATCCTTCCTCGCCAGGTCGAAATGGCCAGCTATCGA AACAAGGTACATTAACGATAGTACGCCGGAGTTCTGGCAAGAATAAAAGCATTGGCGGAAGTTTCGAAAGTTCTCCGCCCCCGCATAGTCCTGACACTCTTTCGTCAAGTCAATCCGTGGATCTCGATGAGATCCTTGATAATGTCGATCTAACGACAGATTCGCTTCCTGCCGTTGACACCCCCGACGCTTGCGACAAAGCTGCTCTCAG ATTGAGATGTTTACTGAGGCAGCTTCAACATGGCGAAATATCAGCAGAATTGCTTCAACGAAATTTACACTACGCAGCACGTGTACTCGAAGCTGTCTTCCTCGATGAAACCAA GGTGAATTCAGGAGGGGTTGAGTGCTCTCGGTCATCGCGTAGGGGTACGGGCCTGTCATCTGCATCCCTTGGGAGCGCCTTGGACTCGGATGGACAACAGGGCCACGCGGTGGTAACCCAGAAACGGAAGCTTCGCACCCCCGTATGGGCAAG AGATGCCGAGCGTGTGGAGTCGACCGCTGTTTGCCGTCAGGGTATAAGACGTAG GCGGCTGGCGGACGAGGATGATGAACTGTCGGAAGTACAACCGGACGCGGTGCCACCGGAAGTCCGCGAGTGGCTGGCTTCGACCTTTACCAGACAACTCGCGACTACGAGGCGGAAGGCAGACGAGAAGCCAAAGTTCCGCTCTGTCGCGCACGCTATTAGGGCGGGGATCTTTGTCGATCGGATTTACAGGCGGGTCACCAACACTGCGCTCATGCAGTTTCCTCAGGAAGTGGTTAAAGTACTTAAG ACTTTAGACGATTGGTCCTTTGACGTATTTTCACTGAATGAAGCCGCAATGGGAGCACCTGTGAAATATCTTGGTTATGATCTATTGAATCGGTATGGAATGATCCACAAATTCAAAGTTCCCGCCACAGTATTGGAGTGCTTTTTGGGAAGAGTCGAGGAGGGATACTGCAGGCATAGAAATCCGTATCACAACAATCTTCACGCAGCTGATGTTGCACAGACtatgcattatattttatgtcaaACAGGACTTATG AATTGGCTGACCGACCTGGAGATTTTCGCCACGCTGGTTGCGGCGATTATTCACGACTACGAGCACACTGGGACCACAAACAATTTCCACGTAATGTCCGGCAGCGATACAGCCCTACTTTACAACGATCGGGCCGTTCTCGAAAATCACCACATCTCCGCGAGTTTCCG AATTATGAGAGAGGACGAGTgcaatatattgcaaaatctATCGAGGGAGGAATTCCGTGAATTTCGTTCACTGGTGATCGATATGGTGCTCGCGACCGATATGAGCTTTCATTTCCAACAATTGAAgaacatgaaaaatattcttagctTAGCAGAGCCTAGCGTAGACAAAAGCAAGGCTGTCAGTCTGGTTCTTCATTGTTGCGACATCTCGCATCCGGCCAAAAGATGGGACCTTCATCATAG ATGGACAATGCAATTGTTGGAAGAATTTTTCCGCCAAGGGGATAAGGAAAAGGCACTCGGATTGCCATTTTCCCCGCTGTGCGATCGTAACAATACCTTGGTGGCTGAATCGCAAATAGGATTCATCGAGTTTATCGTTGAGCCCAGCATGCAAGTGTGCAGCGATATGTTGGAGACAGTTCTCACACCGTTGAACGTAAAGGAGAGCGTGGACGAATCGAATAACG GATCGGGCGAAAGCAGAAGGTTTAAGATTGGGAAACCATGGATTCCATGTCTTGCGGAGAACAAGAGCATCTGGAAGGAGCAAGCCGTTCGAG ACGCTGAAGCAAGGGCGCAGAAGGAACAAGAACAAAAGGCGAGCAGTGATAACCGTGAGGATGGTGATACGGCACAGCCAGCATCCGAGGAATGA
- the LOC107993618 gene encoding dual specificity calcium/calmodulin-dependent 3',5'-cyclic nucleotide phosphodiesterase 1A isoform X2: MMSRQSKDPVQKCHSDPGAASTGGTPCSPGKRISRRLVPGIPSSSNTRKCVLTLDGYSYVIVASPPDRRATRDDIAVSSPGASPNVNATTSCTGTTSSRLHNPSSPGRNGQLSKQGTLTIVRRSSGKNKSIGGSFESSPPPHSPDTLSSSQSVDLDEILDNVDLTTDSLPAVDTPDACDKAALRLRCLLRQLQHGEISAELLQRNLHYAARVLEAVFLDETKVNSGGVECSRSSRRGTGLSSASLGSALDSDGQQGHAVVTQKRKLRTPVWARRLADEDDELSEVQPDAVPPEVREWLASTFTRQLATTRRKADEKPKFRSVAHAIRAGIFVDRIYRRVTNTALMQFPQEVVKVLKTLDDWSFDVFSLNEAAMGAPVKYLGYDLLNRYGMIHKFKVPATVLECFLGRVEEGYCRHRNPYHNNLHAADVAQTMHYILCQTGLMNWLTDLEIFATLVAAIIHDYEHTGTTNNFHVMSGSDTALLYNDRAVLENHHISASFRIMREDECNILQNLSREEFREFRSLVIDMVLATDMSFHFQQLKNMKNILSLAEPSVDKSKAVSLVLHCCDISHPAKRWDLHHRWTMQLLEEFFRQGDKEKALGLPFSPLCDRNNTLVAESQIGFIEFIVEPSMQVCSDMLETVLTPLNVKESVDESNNGSGESRRFKIGKPWIPCLAENKSIWKEQAVRDAEARAQKEQEQKASSDNREDGDTAQPASEE; the protein is encoded by the exons TTGCATCTCCGCCGGATCGAAGAGCCACAAGAGACGATATTGCAGTGTCCTCACCTGGTGCATCCCCGAACGTTAATGCAACTACGAGCTGCACTGGTACAACATCGTCTCGATTGCACAATCCTTCCTCGCCAGGTCGAAATGGCCAGCTATCGA AACAAGGTACATTAACGATAGTACGCCGGAGTTCTGGCAAGAATAAAAGCATTGGCGGAAGTTTCGAAAGTTCTCCGCCCCCGCATAGTCCTGACACTCTTTCGTCAAGTCAATCCGTGGATCTCGATGAGATCCTTGATAATGTCGATCTAACGACAGATTCGCTTCCTGCCGTTGACACCCCCGACGCTTGCGACAAAGCTGCTCTCAG ATTGAGATGTTTACTGAGGCAGCTTCAACATGGCGAAATATCAGCAGAATTGCTTCAACGAAATTTACACTACGCAGCACGTGTACTCGAAGCTGTCTTCCTCGATGAAACCAA GGTGAATTCAGGAGGGGTTGAGTGCTCTCGGTCATCGCGTAGGGGTACGGGCCTGTCATCTGCATCCCTTGGGAGCGCCTTGGACTCGGATGGACAACAGGGCCACGCGGTGGTAACCCAGAAACGGAAGCTTCGCACCCCCGTATGGGCAAG GCGGCTGGCGGACGAGGATGATGAACTGTCGGAAGTACAACCGGACGCGGTGCCACCGGAAGTCCGCGAGTGGCTGGCTTCGACCTTTACCAGACAACTCGCGACTACGAGGCGGAAGGCAGACGAGAAGCCAAAGTTCCGCTCTGTCGCGCACGCTATTAGGGCGGGGATCTTTGTCGATCGGATTTACAGGCGGGTCACCAACACTGCGCTCATGCAGTTTCCTCAGGAAGTGGTTAAAGTACTTAAG ACTTTAGACGATTGGTCCTTTGACGTATTTTCACTGAATGAAGCCGCAATGGGAGCACCTGTGAAATATCTTGGTTATGATCTATTGAATCGGTATGGAATGATCCACAAATTCAAAGTTCCCGCCACAGTATTGGAGTGCTTTTTGGGAAGAGTCGAGGAGGGATACTGCAGGCATAGAAATCCGTATCACAACAATCTTCACGCAGCTGATGTTGCACAGACtatgcattatattttatgtcaaACAGGACTTATG AATTGGCTGACCGACCTGGAGATTTTCGCCACGCTGGTTGCGGCGATTATTCACGACTACGAGCACACTGGGACCACAAACAATTTCCACGTAATGTCCGGCAGCGATACAGCCCTACTTTACAACGATCGGGCCGTTCTCGAAAATCACCACATCTCCGCGAGTTTCCG AATTATGAGAGAGGACGAGTgcaatatattgcaaaatctATCGAGGGAGGAATTCCGTGAATTTCGTTCACTGGTGATCGATATGGTGCTCGCGACCGATATGAGCTTTCATTTCCAACAATTGAAgaacatgaaaaatattcttagctTAGCAGAGCCTAGCGTAGACAAAAGCAAGGCTGTCAGTCTGGTTCTTCATTGTTGCGACATCTCGCATCCGGCCAAAAGATGGGACCTTCATCATAG ATGGACAATGCAATTGTTGGAAGAATTTTTCCGCCAAGGGGATAAGGAAAAGGCACTCGGATTGCCATTTTCCCCGCTGTGCGATCGTAACAATACCTTGGTGGCTGAATCGCAAATAGGATTCATCGAGTTTATCGTTGAGCCCAGCATGCAAGTGTGCAGCGATATGTTGGAGACAGTTCTCACACCGTTGAACGTAAAGGAGAGCGTGGACGAATCGAATAACG GATCGGGCGAAAGCAGAAGGTTTAAGATTGGGAAACCATGGATTCCATGTCTTGCGGAGAACAAGAGCATCTGGAAGGAGCAAGCCGTTCGAG ACGCTGAAGCAAGGGCGCAGAAGGAACAAGAACAAAAGGCGAGCAGTGATAACCGTGAGGATGGTGATACGGCACAGCCAGCATCCGAGGAATGA
- the LOC107993618 gene encoding dual specificity calcium/calmodulin-dependent 3',5'-cyclic nucleotide phosphodiesterase 1 isoform X10 has protein sequence MDKDRHGQVASPPDRRATRDDIAVSSPGASPNVNATTSCTGTTSSRLHNPSSPGRNGQLSKQGTLTIVRRSSGKNKSIGGSFESSPPPHSPDTLSSSQSVDLDEILDNVDLTTDSLPAVDTPDACDKAALRLRCLLRQLQHGEISAELLQRNLHYAARVLEAVFLDETKDAERVESTAVCRQGIRRRRLADEDDELSEVQPDAVPPEVREWLASTFTRQLATTRRKADEKPKFRSVAHAIRAGIFVDRIYRRVTNTALMQFPQEVVKVLKTLDDWSFDVFSLNEAAMGAPVKYLGYDLLNRYGMIHKFKVPATVLECFLGRVEEGYCRHRNPYHNNLHAADVAQTMHYILCQTGLMNWLTDLEIFATLVAAIIHDYEHTGTTNNFHVMSGSDTALLYNDRAVLENHHISASFRIMREDECNILQNLSREEFREFRSLVIDMVLATDMSFHFQQLKNMKNILSLAEPSVDKSKAVSLVLHCCDISHPAKRWDLHHRWTMQLLEEFFRQGDKEKALGLPFSPLCDRNNTLVAESQIGFIEFIVEPSMQVCSDMLETVLTPLNVKESVDESNNGSGESRRFKIGKPWIPCLAENKSIWKEQAVRDAEARAQKEQEQKASSDNREDGDTAQPASEE, from the exons TTGCATCTCCGCCGGATCGAAGAGCCACAAGAGACGATATTGCAGTGTCCTCACCTGGTGCATCCCCGAACGTTAATGCAACTACGAGCTGCACTGGTACAACATCGTCTCGATTGCACAATCCTTCCTCGCCAGGTCGAAATGGCCAGCTATCGA AACAAGGTACATTAACGATAGTACGCCGGAGTTCTGGCAAGAATAAAAGCATTGGCGGAAGTTTCGAAAGTTCTCCGCCCCCGCATAGTCCTGACACTCTTTCGTCAAGTCAATCCGTGGATCTCGATGAGATCCTTGATAATGTCGATCTAACGACAGATTCGCTTCCTGCCGTTGACACCCCCGACGCTTGCGACAAAGCTGCTCTCAG ATTGAGATGTTTACTGAGGCAGCTTCAACATGGCGAAATATCAGCAGAATTGCTTCAACGAAATTTACACTACGCAGCACGTGTACTCGAAGCTGTCTTCCTCGATGAAACCAA AGATGCCGAGCGTGTGGAGTCGACCGCTGTTTGCCGTCAGGGTATAAGACGTAG GCGGCTGGCGGACGAGGATGATGAACTGTCGGAAGTACAACCGGACGCGGTGCCACCGGAAGTCCGCGAGTGGCTGGCTTCGACCTTTACCAGACAACTCGCGACTACGAGGCGGAAGGCAGACGAGAAGCCAAAGTTCCGCTCTGTCGCGCACGCTATTAGGGCGGGGATCTTTGTCGATCGGATTTACAGGCGGGTCACCAACACTGCGCTCATGCAGTTTCCTCAGGAAGTGGTTAAAGTACTTAAG ACTTTAGACGATTGGTCCTTTGACGTATTTTCACTGAATGAAGCCGCAATGGGAGCACCTGTGAAATATCTTGGTTATGATCTATTGAATCGGTATGGAATGATCCACAAATTCAAAGTTCCCGCCACAGTATTGGAGTGCTTTTTGGGAAGAGTCGAGGAGGGATACTGCAGGCATAGAAATCCGTATCACAACAATCTTCACGCAGCTGATGTTGCACAGACtatgcattatattttatgtcaaACAGGACTTATG AATTGGCTGACCGACCTGGAGATTTTCGCCACGCTGGTTGCGGCGATTATTCACGACTACGAGCACACTGGGACCACAAACAATTTCCACGTAATGTCCGGCAGCGATACAGCCCTACTTTACAACGATCGGGCCGTTCTCGAAAATCACCACATCTCCGCGAGTTTCCG AATTATGAGAGAGGACGAGTgcaatatattgcaaaatctATCGAGGGAGGAATTCCGTGAATTTCGTTCACTGGTGATCGATATGGTGCTCGCGACCGATATGAGCTTTCATTTCCAACAATTGAAgaacatgaaaaatattcttagctTAGCAGAGCCTAGCGTAGACAAAAGCAAGGCTGTCAGTCTGGTTCTTCATTGTTGCGACATCTCGCATCCGGCCAAAAGATGGGACCTTCATCATAG ATGGACAATGCAATTGTTGGAAGAATTTTTCCGCCAAGGGGATAAGGAAAAGGCACTCGGATTGCCATTTTCCCCGCTGTGCGATCGTAACAATACCTTGGTGGCTGAATCGCAAATAGGATTCATCGAGTTTATCGTTGAGCCCAGCATGCAAGTGTGCAGCGATATGTTGGAGACAGTTCTCACACCGTTGAACGTAAAGGAGAGCGTGGACGAATCGAATAACG GATCGGGCGAAAGCAGAAGGTTTAAGATTGGGAAACCATGGATTCCATGTCTTGCGGAGAACAAGAGCATCTGGAAGGAGCAAGCCGTTCGAG ACGCTGAAGCAAGGGCGCAGAAGGAACAAGAACAAAAGGCGAGCAGTGATAACCGTGAGGATGGTGATACGGCACAGCCAGCATCCGAGGAATGA